A part of Arthrobacter dokdonellae genomic DNA contains:
- the fliP gene encoding flagellar type III secretion system pore protein FliP (The bacterial flagellar biogenesis protein FliP forms a type III secretion system (T3SS)-type pore required for flagellar assembly.), whose amino-acid sequence MLGLVLALLLAFQMVFSASAHALSVMAPGDPVPPTPPTDPTAPAAPGGVNVTVNGLDGQPSSAIVTLLGITLLSVAPALLLMMTSFTKIFVVLAMTRNALGLQSIPPNQVVAGLALFLSLFIMSPTLVAINTAAVQPYLGGHMDIGAAFDAASGPLRHFMLPQTREADIALMTRSAGRENPATPDAVPMLTLIPAFMISELRSAFIIGFVIFIPFLIIDIVVASSLMSMGMMMLPPVMISLPFKILLFILVDGWGLIITALVKSYGGGP is encoded by the coding sequence ATGCTGGGGCTGGTCCTGGCCCTCCTTCTCGCCTTCCAGATGGTCTTTTCCGCCTCGGCCCACGCCCTGTCGGTCATGGCCCCGGGCGATCCCGTCCCGCCCACGCCACCGACGGATCCCACGGCCCCGGCCGCGCCGGGCGGCGTCAACGTCACGGTTAACGGACTCGACGGCCAGCCAAGCTCCGCGATCGTCACCCTGCTCGGGATCACGCTGCTGTCCGTGGCCCCGGCGCTGCTGTTGATGATGACGTCCTTCACCAAGATCTTCGTGGTCCTGGCCATGACCCGCAACGCCCTGGGCCTGCAGTCGATCCCGCCCAACCAGGTGGTGGCGGGCCTGGCCCTGTTCCTGTCGCTGTTCATCATGTCGCCCACGCTGGTGGCCATCAACACGGCCGCCGTCCAGCCCTATCTTGGCGGGCACATGGACATCGGCGCCGCCTTCGACGCCGCGTCCGGCCCGCTGCGGCACTTCATGCTGCCGCAGACCCGCGAGGCGGACATTGCCCTCATGACCCGCTCGGCAGGCCGGGAAAACCCGGCCACCCCGGACGCGGTGCCCATGCTGACCCTGATCCCGGCGTTCATGATCTCCGAGCTGCGCAGCGCGTTCATCATCGGCTTTGTCATCTTCATCCCGTTCCTGATCATCGACATCGTGGTGGCGTCCTCCCTGATGTCGATGGGCATGATGATGCTCCCGCCGGTCATGATCTCCCTGCCCTTCAAGATCCTGCTGTTCATCCTGGTCGACGGCTGGGGGCTGATCATCACGGCCCTGGTGAAAAGCTACGGGGGCGGCCCGTGA
- the fliO gene encoding flagellar biosynthetic protein FliO: MDTLLLVLRVALSLAVVVVLLWMAQKRWSKGSRAAAGADLAVVSRRSVGQKASVVVVDADGRRFLLGVTEHSINVLHDGPAPEPVPVDEPAFDQSMRAAGMGRQGMDDAGSRPLRARHHRPRQEALSGSILSPKTWQQAGAAVRKALLP; encoded by the coding sequence GTGGACACGCTCCTGCTGGTCTTGCGGGTGGCGCTGTCCCTGGCCGTGGTGGTGGTCCTGCTGTGGATGGCCCAAAAGCGATGGTCCAAGGGCAGCCGTGCCGCCGCGGGAGCCGACCTCGCCGTCGTCAGCCGGCGCAGCGTGGGCCAAAAAGCCTCCGTGGTGGTGGTTGACGCCGACGGCCGCCGGTTCCTGCTGGGCGTGACCGAACACTCCATCAACGTCCTGCACGACGGGCCTGCCCCGGAACCGGTCCCCGTCGACGAGCCTGCCTTTGACCAGTCGATGCGCGCCGCCGGCATGGGCCGGCAGGGAATGGACGACGCCGGGTCCCGGCCCCTGCGTGCGCGCCACCACCGCCCCCGCCAGGAGGCGCTCTCCGGCTCGATCCTTTCGCCGAAGACGTGGCAGCAGGCAGGGGCGGCCGTGCGCAAGGCCCTGCTTCCGTGA
- a CDS encoding flagellar biosynthetic protein FliR produces the protein MNIPIDPAWLETCLLATVRITAFIVIAPPFSYNAIPLRVKGMLALGLAVAMAARLPAPAAVSDAGPFILALLMEVATGALLGFLVYLVFAAIQTAGAMVDTFGGFAMAQAFDPQSMINGAQFTRLFQLTALALLFASDGYQLIIGGLARSFEAVPVGAAFNLAHPAQLIATATTGMFLAAVQIAGPLLVVLFLADAGLGLLTRVAPALNAFAMGFPLKIMLTLSLGGLLIMGLGHVVPTMVNTVLGYLARAGGRG, from the coding sequence GTGAACATTCCCATCGACCCCGCCTGGCTGGAGACCTGCCTGCTCGCCACCGTGCGCATCACGGCCTTCATCGTCATTGCCCCGCCGTTTTCCTACAACGCGATCCCGCTGCGCGTCAAGGGCATGCTGGCCCTGGGCCTGGCCGTCGCCATGGCCGCACGGCTTCCCGCCCCGGCGGCCGTCAGCGACGCCGGCCCGTTCATCCTCGCCCTGCTGATGGAGGTGGCGACGGGGGCGCTGTTGGGCTTCCTGGTGTACCTGGTGTTTGCGGCCATCCAGACGGCGGGCGCCATGGTTGACACGTTTGGCGGCTTTGCCATGGCCCAGGCCTTCGACCCGCAGTCCATGATCAACGGCGCCCAGTTCACCCGGCTGTTCCAGCTCACGGCCCTGGCGCTGCTTTTTGCCTCCGACGGCTACCAGCTGATCATCGGCGGACTGGCCCGCTCCTTCGAGGCGGTTCCCGTCGGCGCCGCGTTCAACCTGGCGCACCCGGCCCAGCTCATTGCCACCGCCACCACCGGAATGTTCCTGGCCGCCGTGCAGATCGCCGGCCCGCTGCTGGTGGTCCTGTTTCTGGCCGACGCCGGACTGGGCCTGCTGACCCGCGTGGCACCGGCACTGAACGCCTTTGCCATGGGCTTCCCGCTGAAGATCATGCTCACCCTGTCCCTGGGCGGGCTCCTGATCATGGGGCTGGGCCACGTGGTCCCGACCATGGTCAACACGGTCCTGGGCTACCTTGCACGGGCAGGTGGCCGTGGCTGA
- the fliQ gene encoding flagellar biosynthesis protein FliQ, which yields MNTAEVLNIAVQALWVAAKLCAPILLTALVVGFAISLLQSITQVQEATLSFVPKAVGVALALLITGHWMITEIVSFTHDLFDKIPLLLRG from the coding sequence GTGAACACCGCCGAAGTCCTCAACATTGCCGTCCAGGCGCTCTGGGTGGCCGCCAAGCTGTGCGCCCCGATCCTGCTGACCGCCCTGGTGGTGGGCTTCGCCATCTCCCTGCTCCAGTCCATCACCCAGGTCCAGGAGGCAACCCTGTCCTTCGTGCCCAAGGCGGTGGGCGTGGCGCTGGCCCTGCTGATCACCGGGCACTGGATGATCACGGAGATCGTCTCGTTCACGCACGATCTTTTCGACAAGATCCCCTTGTTGCTGAGGGGCTGA